From the genome of Virgibacillus siamensis, one region includes:
- a CDS encoding DUF6114 domain-containing protein: MNRKEQKAMKKEEKLQDKYRKIADGGRFKQWRHRRPFWGATLMILAGLLILYIPLQLFAIAFVQGSFVFVGFMFGGLMIIMGILDYIYPQFSTVFGIVGIFLAVLSVMGALGGFIIGTIIGIIGGALSIAWQKEEVTLPKKTSDEMNRETSKKPEPEVAQV, translated from the coding sequence ATGAATCGTAAAGAACAGAAGGCCATGAAAAAAGAAGAAAAATTGCAGGATAAATACCGTAAAATAGCCGATGGTGGAAGATTTAAACAATGGCGGCACAGAAGGCCATTCTGGGGTGCCACCCTCATGATATTGGCAGGATTGCTGATTTTGTATATACCCCTGCAGCTTTTTGCAATCGCTTTTGTACAGGGGAGCTTTGTATTTGTTGGCTTTATGTTTGGCGGATTAATGATTATCATGGGAATTTTAGATTATATTTATCCGCAGTTTTCCACCGTATTTGGCATTGTAGGTATATTCCTGGCAGTGCTTTCAGTCATGGGTGCGCTGGGCGGCTTTATTATTGGCACCATAATTGGCATTATCGGTGGTGCATTATCCATTGCTTGGCAAAAAGAGGAAGTCACATTGCCCAAAAAGACTTCTGATGAAATGAATCGTGAAACGTCAAAAAAGCCTGAACCGGAAGTGGCACAGGTATGA
- a CDS encoding DUF6230 family protein: protein MGNEKKFSVGRTWKKKFFIAFAAGFLALGGLMSVFGFTGTALAVPLGGIGDFYVKFDKLEGTGFKLLPHIGETGNSDAEPMIRNKIDKLTIKNLHIFKDIKLPNDQWIRIHIEANGPTKISGLIQDARLIDADLSFDSLAIKEQNTDDFTKNWTQDAKTITIKDATLVTDYLFQSAVSLADTKIYVEKIDEPKKTNL from the coding sequence TTGGGGAATGAAAAGAAGTTTTCGGTAGGGAGAACGTGGAAAAAGAAATTTTTCATTGCATTTGCAGCGGGTTTTCTGGCGCTTGGAGGACTTATGTCAGTTTTTGGTTTTACAGGAACTGCATTGGCCGTGCCACTTGGCGGCATAGGTGATTTTTATGTAAAATTTGACAAACTGGAAGGAACAGGATTTAAGTTGCTGCCGCATATTGGTGAAACGGGGAATTCAGATGCCGAGCCGATGATCCGAAATAAAATTGATAAACTTACCATTAAAAATTTACACATTTTCAAAGATATAAAACTGCCAAACGACCAATGGATTCGTATTCATATTGAGGCAAACGGTCCGACAAAAATCAGCGGATTGATCCAGGATGCCAGACTGATTGATGCTGATTTAAGTTTTGACAGTCTTGCCATCAAAGAGCAAAACACAGATGATTTCACAAAAAACTGGACACAGGATGCGAAGACAATCACGATTAAGGATGCAACACTTGTAACTGATTATTTGTTCCAAAGTGCTGTAAGTCTGGCAGATACAAAGATTTACGTTGAAAAAATTGATGAACCAAAAAAGACTAATCTGTAA
- a CDS encoding AMP-dependent synthetase/ligase, with product MHDRSFHVFRLRKNEKGLGDCDARRLVVFMKPNNLVEMLNRTVKKFPQKDVFMWKENGSYQHMTYVEFWNRIENAASGFAQLGIGENDKVAILSDSNPMWGITDFAVASLGAISVPVYPTLPAEQVSYILQNGDVHTAVVENEEQGQKVIAGNSDVEYIITMYPGDIPSSSGNELSFSQLEANGSDDPLPYWQHTWEEIDRDQLVTIIHTSGTTGKPKGVMLTHGNFLSNLEAVQFWLIELMPEDLSLSYLPLSHVFERMAGHYMPLSVGTTIAYAESIDTIQDNLVEVKPTVLTSVPRLFEKVYAKVMDEIDNGPAIKKKIFDWAVSVGLERYDVYLNAQVDQLITQQAISEKLRRKWKLADRLVFQKVKTKLGGRIRGMVSGGGTLNPELARFFWALDLPVLEGYGLTETSPVISTNPMLRAKAGTVGKVLANLDVKIAEDGEIMVRGPSVMKGYYKNPEATEKDFDGDWFLTGDLGEIDEDNYLKVIDRKKRVLVLSTGKNVAPQPIENVINESSYIEHSLIIGDNRKYIICVVNPDFENLVPWSKENDVFKESHEEICCHKSVRRLISDEVNKRTETFANFERPKKIIITGDEWSVDSGELTPKLSMRVKIIEEKYNHLIEETYAEDNPKEDKAPAKS from the coding sequence ATGCATGACAGATCGTTTCACGTGTTTCGCCTGCGAAAAAATGAAAAGGGATTAGGTGATTGTGATGCAAGGAGACTGGTGGTTTTTATGAAGCCAAATAATCTGGTCGAAATGCTTAACCGGACAGTGAAAAAATTTCCGCAAAAAGATGTGTTTATGTGGAAAGAAAATGGCAGTTATCAGCATATGACATATGTGGAATTTTGGAACAGGATTGAAAATGCTGCATCAGGATTTGCCCAATTGGGAATAGGTGAAAATGACAAAGTAGCTATTTTATCAGACAGCAACCCGATGTGGGGAATTACCGATTTTGCGGTTGCAAGCCTTGGAGCGATTAGTGTTCCGGTTTACCCGACACTGCCCGCTGAACAGGTTTCCTATATTTTGCAAAATGGAGATGTCCATACTGCAGTTGTTGAAAATGAAGAACAAGGCCAAAAGGTTATTGCGGGCAATTCAGATGTTGAATATATCATCACCATGTATCCCGGTGATATCCCTTCATCATCAGGGAATGAACTATCATTTTCACAATTGGAAGCTAACGGTTCCGACGATCCATTGCCATATTGGCAACATACATGGGAGGAAATCGACCGCGATCAGCTTGTAACCATTATCCATACTTCAGGAACGACGGGCAAACCTAAAGGGGTAATGCTGACACATGGAAACTTTTTGTCAAACCTGGAAGCGGTGCAATTCTGGTTGATTGAGCTTATGCCCGAGGATCTTTCGCTTTCCTATTTGCCTCTATCACATGTGTTTGAACGGATGGCCGGTCATTATATGCCACTCTCTGTTGGAACAACAATTGCATATGCGGAAAGTATCGATACAATCCAGGATAACCTGGTCGAAGTAAAACCGACAGTTTTGACAAGTGTTCCACGATTGTTTGAAAAAGTGTATGCGAAAGTAATGGATGAAATCGATAATGGTCCGGCAATCAAGAAGAAAATATTTGACTGGGCTGTTTCGGTTGGTCTGGAAAGGTACGATGTTTATCTGAATGCACAGGTTGATCAACTTATTACCCAGCAAGCAATATCTGAAAAATTGAGGCGCAAATGGAAATTGGCCGATCGTCTCGTTTTCCAAAAAGTAAAGACAAAGTTGGGAGGGCGAATCCGGGGGATGGTGTCAGGAGGCGGTACATTGAACCCCGAACTGGCGCGATTCTTTTGGGCACTGGACTTACCTGTTTTGGAGGGGTATGGATTAACAGAGACATCACCTGTTATTTCAACTAATCCAATGCTCCGGGCGAAAGCAGGGACAGTGGGGAAAGTGCTTGCAAATCTGGATGTCAAAATTGCTGAAGATGGAGAAATTATGGTCAGGGGACCAAGTGTAATGAAGGGATATTACAAGAATCCGGAAGCGACCGAAAAGGACTTTGACGGGGATTGGTTTTTAACGGGGGATTTAGGTGAAATCGACGAAGATAATTATCTTAAAGTTATCGACCGAAAGAAACGTGTACTGGTACTCTCAACAGGCAAAAACGTTGCTCCCCAGCCGATTGAAAATGTGATTAATGAAAGCAGCTACATTGAACACTCTCTCATAATTGGCGACAACCGAAAATATATTATCTGTGTTGTGAATCCGGATTTTGAAAATTTAGTGCCATGGTCCAAAGAAAATGATGTCTTTAAAGAATCGCATGAAGAAATTTGCTGCCATAAATCTGTCCGAAGGTTAATTTCTGACGAAGTGAATAAGCGAACAGAAACTTTCGCTAATTTTGAACGGCCTAAAAAAATAATCATTACGGGTGATGAATGGTCAGTGGACAGTGGTGAATTAACCCCCAAGTTGTCAATGCGGGTCAAAATAATTGAGGAAAAATACAATCATCTAATCGAGGAAACATATGCGGAAGATAATCCAAAAGAAGATAAGGCACCGGCAAAAAGTTGA
- a CDS encoding SCP2 sterol-binding domain-containing protein — protein sequence MAEFVKPSTEEVFEMIDAAVNYDSAAMKGKEGIYQFDLEGDDGGKYQIIIEEVGAKAIKGVEKDPQVTLTIDHNNFRELVAGSLNPTAAFMGGKLKIKGNMGLAFKLQTILNSFSF from the coding sequence ATGGCGGAGTTTGTAAAACCAAGTACGGAAGAAGTATTTGAAATGATTGATGCAGCCGTAAACTATGATTCGGCAGCAATGAAGGGCAAGGAAGGTATCTATCAATTTGATCTTGAAGGCGATGATGGAGGGAAATATCAGATCATCATTGAAGAAGTTGGTGCAAAGGCAATAAAAGGTGTGGAAAAAGATCCACAGGTGACGCTTACCATTGATCACAATAATTTCCGGGAGTTGGTGGCTGGCAGCCTTAATCCAACTGCTGCCTTTATGGGCGGTAAATTGAAAATCAAGGGAAATATGGGGCTTGCATTCAAGCTGCAAACTATTTTGAACTCGTTTTCATTTTAA